The Shinella zoogloeoides genome contains the following window.
GCAATGCTCCAACGGCCTGAATCACTGTCTCGAAAGCTGCCGCCAAGCCCCTGACGGGACTCGGCTTTTCCCGTCAGTCGATGCGCACCGTGACATAGCGCAGCGCCCCGCTGGGATTGGCGATCATCATCAGCGCGTTGCGGCGGTCCTCCGACTTCAGCTTGGCGACGCGGCTCCTGACTTCCTCCACCGTGGTGACGGTTTCCTGCCCGACCTCGACGATCACGTCGCCCGGCGCGATACCCCGCTCGGCGGCAGCCGAATCCGGGGCGACCTCGGTGATCACCACGCCCTTGACGCTTTCCACGATGCCGAAGGACTTGCGCGCGTCCTCGTCGAGGTCGCCGATGCCCATGCCGAGAACCGTTCCGGTCTTCTTCGGCTCGGCCTGCTCGCCGGTCTCGGGGGTCGCGCCCTCCTCGGTCGTGCTCTCGTCCTGCGTCGCCTCGGCGCCCGCGTCCTCCGTATCCTCGCCGTCCTCCAGGCGGCCGAGCGTGACCTTGACGGTCATCTCTTTGCCGTTGCGCAGGATCACGACATCCACCGCCTTGCCGATCGGGCTTTCGGCGACGACGCGCGGCAGGTCGCGCATCTCGTGGACATCCTTGCCGTCGAAGCGGACGATGACGTCGCCGGTCTGGATCGAGCCGTTATCGACCGGCCCGCCCTTGATGATGCCGGCGACCAGCGCACCCTTGGTCTCGGTCATGCCGAGGCTTTCGGCGATATCGTCGGTGACGGGCTGGATGCGAACGCCGAGCCAGCCGCGGCGCGTCTCGCCGAAGTCGCGAAGCTGGGTGAAGATGTTCTGCGCCAGTTCGGTCGGGACGGAGAAGCCGATGCCGATGGAGCCGCCGGAGGGCGAGATGATCGCCGTGTTGATGCCGATGACCTCGCCCTTCATGTTGAAGAGCGGACCGCCGGAATTGCCGCGGTTGATGGCGGCGTCCGTCTGGATGAAGTTGTCATAGGGGCCGGCATTGATGTTGCGGCCGCGCGCCGAAATGATGCCGACCGTGACCGAGCCGCCGAGGCCGAACGGATTGCCGATGGCCATCACCCAGTCGCCGATGCGCATGGTGCGGGAATCGCCGAAGGGCACGGCCTTCAGCGGCGATTTCGGCTCGACCTTCAAAAGCGCAAGGTCCGTCTTCGGGTCCGTGCCGACGAGCTTGGCCTTCAGCTTGGAGCCGTTGGCGAAATTCACCTCGATATCGTCCGCGCCCTCGATGACGTGATTGTTCGTGGCGATGAAGCCGGAGGGATCGATGACGAAGCCGGAGCCGAGCGAATTGACCGTCTGCGGCTGGTTGGAGCCTTCGCCGCCCTCGCCCTTGAAGAAATCGTCGAACAAATCCTGATAGGGCGAGCCTTCCGGCACCTGCGGAACGGGTCCCTTGTCCTCGTCCTTGACGTTCTGCGAGGTGGAGATGTTCACCACCGCGTCGAGCAGGCCTTCAGCGAGATCGGCGACGGATTCCGGGCCGGCCGGCTTCACCTCGGCCGCCGCCGGAACGGCGAGCGGACCTGCCGCGACCAGCGAAAAACTCACCGCGAGCGCGAGCGCCGCGTGGGCTGCGCTGGACCTCGTCTTCAAAGCCATGTTCGGCATCCTCTTTGTCTTGCTGTCACGGCGAGTGTTTGCCCCGGATACGGCAAAAATCAGTCCGCTATAATGATTTGCCGCGAAGTCTTGCCCGTCTTCGCCCCTGCCCGCAAGGGCGCTTTCATACGCCGCGAATGAACCACACCATCAGGACGCCGAGGGCGACGGCGACGAGACCGGAGGTTCGAAGCTGGTTTTCCGGAATCTGCGGCAGATATTCCGCCATGCGCTTCAAAGCCGAAGGGGCCAGTGCGTACACCAGCCCCTCGATGATCATGAAGAACGCGATCCCCGTCAGGAAATCGGACATGGAAGCGTTCTCAGTTTGCCGTGGAGGGCGTCGCCGCCGCGCCGTTCGTCGCACCCGAGGCGGCCGCCGGCCTTCTGCCCGAGGCATCCTCGAAGAAGCGGAAGAACTCCGAACGCGGCGACAGGACGAGCGTCGTGTCGGGCGAGTTCATCGAGTCGCGATAGGCGATCATCGAGCGATAGAACTCGAAGAAGTCCTCGTCCTGCGAGAAGGCTTCGCCGAAGACGCGATTGCGCTCGCCGTCGCCCTCGCCTCGCAGGATTTCCGAATCGCGCTGGGCAGCGGCCACGAACTCGACGACCTGACGATCGGCGATGGCGCGGCGGCGCTGGCCTTCTTCGTTACCGCGGGCGCGGATGAGTTCGGCTTCGGCAAGACGCTCGGCCTTCATGCGGTCGTAGGTCTGCTGCGAGACTTCCTGCGTCAG
Protein-coding sequences here:
- a CDS encoding DegQ family serine endoprotease; this translates as MPNMALKTRSSAAHAALALAVSFSLVAAGPLAVPAAAEVKPAGPESVADLAEGLLDAVVNISTSQNVKDEDKGPVPQVPEGSPYQDLFDDFFKGEGGEGSNQPQTVNSLGSGFVIDPSGFIATNNHVIEGADDIEVNFANGSKLKAKLVGTDPKTDLALLKVEPKSPLKAVPFGDSRTMRIGDWVMAIGNPFGLGGSVTVGIISARGRNINAGPYDNFIQTDAAINRGNSGGPLFNMKGEVIGINTAIISPSGGSIGIGFSVPTELAQNIFTQLRDFGETRRGWLGVRIQPVTDDIAESLGMTETKGALVAGIIKGGPVDNGSIQTGDVIVRFDGKDVHEMRDLPRVVAESPIGKAVDVVILRNGKEMTVKVTLGRLEDGEDTEDAGAEATQDESTTEEGATPETGEQAEPKKTGTVLGMGIGDLDEDARKSFGIVESVKGVVITEVAPDSAAAERGIAPGDVIVEVGQETVTTVEEVRSRVAKLKSEDRRNALMMIANPSGALRYVTVRID
- a CDS encoding DUF2065 domain-containing protein: MSDFLTGIAFFMIIEGLVYALAPSALKRMAEYLPQIPENQLRTSGLVAVALGVLMVWFIRGV